In a genomic window of Methanobrevibacter sp.:
- a CDS encoding HisA/HisF family protein has product MIKKIPVIDLKQHQAVSGKSGMRDTYQPLKTIFAPSANPVEIAQGLKLNGADEMYIADLDLIESQGHNINDIKMVNTIIPVMFDGGVKNCEAFEFYLDYAYKVIVPTETLESIEEMEKIFEKYPKERIVVSIDTKNNELLAKNFDMSLSEFKEILIKLNPNEIILLDITGVGTEKGYNKKLLEEFSELKEKLIIGGGLNKDSLGELESLGIKKVLIGTSLHSGEVKLLD; this is encoded by the coding sequence ATGATTAAAAAAATTCCAGTTATAGATTTAAAACAACATCAGGCAGTAAGCGGCAAATCAGGAATGAGGGACACTTACCAACCATTAAAAACTATTTTTGCACCATCAGCCAATCCGGTTGAAATAGCACAGGGCTTGAAACTAAACGGTGCTGATGAAATGTATATAGCAGATTTGGATTTAATCGAATCACAGGGACACAACATCAACGACATCAAAATGGTCAACACAATAATTCCTGTAATGTTTGACGGAGGAGTGAAAAACTGCGAGGCATTTGAATTTTACCTCGACTACGCATACAAGGTAATCGTTCCAACCGAAACTCTTGAAAGCATCGAGGAGATGGAAAAGATTTTTGAAAAATATCCAAAGGAAAGGATAGTTGTAAGCATAGATACAAAAAACAATGAACTTCTTGCAAAAAACTTTGATATGAGCTTATCTGAATTCAAAGAAATACTGATAAAACTTAATCCGAATGAAATAATCCTATTGGATATTACTGGTGTGGGAACTGAAAAAGGGTATAATAAAAAACTGTTGGAAGAGTTCAGCGAACTTAAAGAAAAATTAATAATCGGTGGCGGTTTAAACAAGGATTCTTTAGGTGAATTGGAATCATTAGGTATAAAAAAAGTATTGATAGGAACTAGCCTACACTCTGGTGAAGTGAAACTTCTAGACTAG